Proteins from one Pongo abelii isolate AG06213 chromosome 19, NHGRI_mPonAbe1-v2.0_pri, whole genome shotgun sequence genomic window:
- the DYNLL2 gene encoding dynein light chain 2, cytoplasmic, protein MSDRKAVIKNADMSEDMQQDAVDCATQAMEKYNIEKDIAAYIKKEFDKKYNPTWHCIVGRNFGSYVTHETKHFIYFYLGQVAILLFKSG, encoded by the exons ATGTCTGACCGGAAGGCAGTGATCAAGAACGCAGACATGTCTGAGGACATGCAACAGGATGCCGTTGACTGCGCCACGCAGGCCATGGAGAAGTACAATATAGAGAAGGACATTGCTGCCTATATCAAGAAG gaATTTGACAAGAAATATAACCCTACCTGGCATTGTATCGTGGGCCGAAATTTTGGCAGCTACGTCACACACGAGACAAAGCACTTCATCTATTTTTACTTGGGTCAAGTTGCAATCCTCCTCTTCAAGTCAGGCTAG